One Nostoc sp. UHCC 0870 DNA segment encodes these proteins:
- a CDS encoding pentapeptide repeat-containing protein: MPQDFSGQNLRGRSFKGQNLEGANFSGADIRGADFTGANLKNARFSGADIRGANFTEAVLTKANFTDAKAGLKKCWVIFVIIVSFLLFGLSGFSYSLVGHLVTLIFNFDFLDNPATNWAILLAIIPFFFITLRQIVILGLGIIFIISVCLGVFRFVHNFNIQNQPLQFFFIAFIAILAVLCTVEIIIQIMHIPVLNTFLGWQAWVRNKKKNLVQDWMHSFAIAFATIGGTSFRFADLTEANFTRAKLKGTDFRDADLTQTNFYDAKMLYYIRPGTTYLQNIKLCEVLVTGCGQGTNFNRQDLRGVNFQKAKLIDASFIGADLSKSNLQNADLSNAKLVQTLLDGTDFTGATLTGAYIQDWGITTGTKFDGVQCEYVYMRLPTKKNPDRLRKPDNNQGEFADGEFGDFIKPIVDTLDLYHNQGVDPRAIAISFKQLAENHPDAELEIVAMEKRGQDKFLLRAKTADTADKSQLSAEYFDSYNQLKALPERDIKLLLEEKDSRIRSLENFVNQALQRPNFYSSTQIQEVGTMNSNQGGINQSANNSQFGQGQQAAIGSDHQMSMNNNENYKSKYDFTNADVGNVVDTAQSGSQQIGKQYNYAPEQKQNLAEAAAEIQALLEQLSQSYPTNTMAGKMALATEATQRIENNPTLMQKTISALRAGGTAALEQALSHPAASFVIAALDDWNKNNQ; the protein is encoded by the coding sequence ATGCCCCAGGATTTCTCCGGTCAAAATCTCCGAGGACGCTCCTTCAAAGGTCAAAACCTTGAGGGGGCAAATTTTAGTGGTGCAGATATTCGAGGGGCGGATTTTACAGGGGCGAATCTGAAGAATGCACGCTTTAGCGGGGCAGATATCCGTGGGGCAAATTTTACAGAGGCAGTTCTGACTAAGGCCAACTTTACTGATGCAAAAGCTGGACTAAAAAAGTGTTGGGTAATTTTTGTGATAATTGTCTCTTTCTTACTCTTTGGATTGTCAGGATTTAGCTATAGTTTAGTGGGACACTTAGTTACATTAATTTTTAATTTTGATTTTTTGGACAATCCCGCTACAAACTGGGCTATATTGCTGGCGATAATTCCCTTTTTTTTTATAACCTTGCGTCAAATTGTCATCCTAGGTTTAGGAATTATTTTTATTATCTCTGTATGCTTAGGTGTCTTTAGATTTGTACATAATTTTAATATTCAAAACCAACCCCTGCAATTCTTTTTTATAGCTTTTATCGCCATTCTTGCCGTCCTTTGTACTGTAGAAATCATTATACAAATCATGCACATTCCAGTGCTTAATACTTTCCTAGGATGGCAAGCTTGGGTAAGAAACAAAAAAAAGAATTTGGTACAAGATTGGATGCACTCATTTGCTATTGCTTTTGCAACTATAGGAGGTACAAGCTTCCGTTTCGCTGATTTAACAGAGGCTAATTTCACAAGAGCTAAACTTAAAGGTACAGATTTCCGAGATGCTGACCTAACGCAAACAAATTTTTATGATGCTAAGATGCTCTACTATATTCGTCCAGGCACAACTTACCTTCAAAACATAAAACTCTGTGAAGTTCTAGTTACTGGATGTGGACAGGGTACAAACTTTAACCGTCAAGATTTACGAGGAGTAAATTTTCAAAAAGCGAAATTAATAGATGCCAGTTTTATTGGTGCAGATTTAAGTAAATCTAACTTACAAAATGCCGATTTATCCAATGCGAAATTAGTACAGACTCTACTAGACGGAACTGATTTCACAGGAGCTACTCTCACCGGGGCATACATTCAAGATTGGGGTATTACCACCGGCACGAAATTTGATGGGGTGCAGTGTGAATATGTTTATATGCGACTCCCCACCAAAAAAAATCCTGACCGCCTCCGCAAACCAGATAACAATCAAGGAGAGTTTGCAGATGGTGAGTTTGGTGATTTTATCAAACCCATCGTTGATACTCTTGACCTTTATCATAATCAAGGTGTTGACCCCAGAGCGATCGCAATTTCCTTTAAGCAATTAGCAGAGAATCACCCAGATGCCGAACTAGAAATTGTGGCAATGGAGAAACGGGGACAGGACAAGTTTCTGCTTCGTGCCAAAACCGCAGATACGGCTGATAAGTCCCAACTGAGTGCAGAATATTTTGATAGTTATAATCAGCTTAAAGCTTTACCAGAGCGAGATATTAAATTACTTCTAGAGGAAAAAGATAGCAGGATTCGTAGTTTAGAAAATTTTGTTAATCAGGCATTACAACGTCCTAATTTTTATTCAAGCACACAAATACAAGAGGTAGGTACAATGAACTCAAATCAAGGGGGAATTAATCAAAGTGCAAATAACAGCCAATTTGGTCAAGGACAACAAGCTGCAATAGGAAGTGACCATCAGATGTCTATGAATAATAACGAAAATTATAAATCTAAATATGACTTCACTAATGCTGATGTAGGTAACGTTGTTGATACGGCTCAATCTGGTAGCCAACAGATAGGTAAGCAATATAATTATGCACCAGAACAAAAACAAAATCTTGCAGAAGCCGCAGCAGAAATTCAGGCATTGTTAGAGCAATTAAGCCAGTCTTATCCTACTAATACAATGGCAGGAAAAATGGCACTGGCAACAGAAGCTACGCAACGCATCGAAAATAACCCAACTTTAATGCAGAAAACAATCAGCGCGTTGAGGGCTGGTGGTACTGCGGCTCTAGAACAAGCCCTCAGCCATCCCGCAGCCAGCTTTGTCATTGCTGCTTTAGATGATTGGAATAAAAACAATCAATAA
- a CDS encoding NACHT domain-containing protein: MNQPKSPDDNQASSPEPGIRQEADNSTFGSGQQAAIGNDNIQNQGNNNWLGNTWNVFFGQQTTTPVGNPARPKNEWILLASVKEEVTARLRQSLHNAVLINLGKESQPQQVKRPWDAEIKIGLKPAQPLPDTTTILEVFDSEEIAGKLLILGAPGSGKTTTQLELAQALVSRAEEQPDYPVPVLFNLSSWKDDRQSLTDWLVAELKSKYGVSIKLGKDWLDNHQLLLLLDGLDELEPQRQELCVWAINQFLAGETRPLYLVVCSRIEEYSNYATQLQLNGAIYLQSLTNNQICDYLTSINYVELWSTISNDLDLLELVKTPLLLSIIVLASQEISVEQWQYLESTADRIQYLLDAYVGRMLTRDINSRAYLKSKTPNAKQTRMWLVWLAQKMQRDSKTEFLIEEMQPSLLKTKIPKIIYNLIVWGVIQTLIFGMIFALLFGLDNGIFIGVISGIVSGILFGIIHGTSSDLIEHTLENLSLIRSKKIFKINIQKMLVSGICGGLLYRLIFRVYETLLYGFIVLLGVIVVWFINGLFGDILESKFQNVGLIEFKNFTNRNIIKWLIYGLIIGFIGGLIGGLIYGLFGGLLGGLIFGLIGALIGGLTGDEIEAIEIFKISYNDFKDGLIFGLIAGQFFGLFGGLLGGLIFGLFGGLFDESLKGEQISLIIFGLSFGPTFGLFLGLIFGLFFGLLFGLIFGFHGLEIQNKTIPNQGILESAKNTVKLSALLSFTSTLLIFLIQLILEKNSLNEALFSSLVYGLLLGLLVGTPRSGTPLIKHFTLRLILYRNGYIPWNYARFLDYCTERLFLQRVGGRYRFIHKLLQDHFAQMEFKRN; encoded by the coding sequence ATGAATCAGCCGAAGTCTCCTGATGATAATCAAGCATCTTCGCCTGAACCTGGGATTAGACAGGAGGCTGATAATTCAACATTCGGTAGTGGACAGCAGGCTGCAATAGGTAATGATAATATCCAAAATCAGGGGAACAATAACTGGCTAGGTAATACTTGGAATGTTTTTTTTGGACAGCAGACAACAACCCCAGTAGGCAACCCGGCTCGACCAAAGAATGAATGGATACTATTAGCCTCAGTCAAGGAAGAAGTTACAGCACGGTTAAGGCAATCTCTACACAATGCCGTGCTGATTAATTTGGGGAAGGAGTCACAACCTCAACAAGTAAAACGCCCTTGGGATGCAGAGATAAAAATCGGCTTAAAACCTGCTCAACCTCTCCCAGATACCACAACAATTTTAGAAGTATTTGACTCGGAAGAAATTGCAGGAAAGTTGTTAATTTTGGGTGCGCCAGGGTCAGGTAAGACAACCACACAATTAGAACTAGCTCAAGCTTTAGTTAGCCGTGCAGAAGAACAGCCTGATTATCCCGTTCCCGTTTTATTCAACTTATCCTCGTGGAAAGATGACCGACAATCCTTAACTGATTGGTTAGTGGCAGAACTTAAATCTAAATATGGTGTTTCAATTAAACTGGGTAAAGACTGGCTAGACAATCATCAATTACTACTATTGCTTGATGGTCTGGATGAACTTGAGCCACAGCGTCAAGAACTTTGTGTTTGGGCAATTAATCAGTTTTTAGCAGGTGAGACTAGACCGCTTTATCTGGTTGTTTGTAGCCGGATTGAGGAATATAGTAACTACGCTACTCAATTACAACTAAACGGTGCTATCTACTTACAGTCTTTAACTAATAATCAAATTTGTGATTATCTAACGTCTATTAATTATGTAGAACTGTGGTCAACTATCAGTAACGACTTAGACTTACTAGAGTTAGTCAAGACTCCCTTACTACTAAGTATTATCGTTTTAGCATCTCAAGAAATCTCTGTTGAACAATGGCAGTATTTGGAATCTACAGCAGACCGGATTCAGTATTTGCTAGATGCCTATGTAGGGCGTATGTTGACACGGGATATTAATAGTAGGGCATATTTGAAGAGCAAAACTCCTAATGCTAAACAAACCCGAATGTGGCTGGTTTGGTTAGCTCAAAAAATGCAACGAGACTCGAAAACAGAGTTTTTGATTGAAGAAATGCAGCCTAGTTTGTTAAAAACTAAAATCCCCAAAATTATTTATAATTTGATTGTCTGGGGAGTTATACAAACACTGATATTTGGAATGATTTTTGCACTTTTATTTGGACTTGATAATGGGATATTTATTGGGGTAATTAGTGGGATAGTTTCTGGAATATTATTTGGAATAATTCATGGGACATCCAGTGATTTAATAGAACATACATTAGAAAACTTAAGTTTAATTCGCTCTAAAAAAATATTTAAAATAAATATACAAAAAATGCTGGTTAGTGGAATATGCGGCGGACTGTTATATAGGCTAATTTTTAGGGTATACGAAACGCTGTTATATGGTTTTATTGTGTTGTTAGGAGTAATTGTTGTATGGTTTATTAATGGTTTGTTTGGTGACATTTTAGAGTCTAAATTTCAAAATGTAGGTTTAATTGAATTTAAAAATTTCACCAACAGAAACATTATAAAATGGCTGATTTATGGGCTGATTATAGGGTTTATTGGAGGGCTAATTGGAGGTCTGATTTATGGGCTATTTGGAGGTCTGCTTGGAGGGCTAATCTTTGGGCTGATTGGCGCGCTAATCGGAGGTTTGACAGGGGATGAAATTGAAGCAATTGAAATTTTTAAAATTTCTTATAATGATTTTAAAGATGGACTAATATTTGGGTTGATTGCAGGGCAGTTTTTTGGACTGTTTGGAGGTCTACTTGGCGGACTGATTTTTGGGCTGTTTGGAGGTCTATTTGATGAGAGCTTAAAAGGAGAGCAGATTTCCCTAATAATTTTTGGGCTAAGTTTTGGACCAACTTTTGGGCTGTTTTTGGGGTTAATTTTCGGGCTGTTTTTCGGGCTACTTTTTGGCTTAATCTTTGGATTTCATGGTCTAGAGATACAAAATAAAACTATTCCTAATCAAGGTATTTTGGAATCTGCTAAAAATACAGTTAAATTATCAGCATTGTTGTCTTTTACTTCCACTCTATTAATCTTTTTAATTCAACTAATTCTAGAAAAGAATAGTTTAAATGAAGCTTTATTTTCTAGCTTAGTGTATGGATTACTCTTGGGATTATTGGTGGGAACACCTAGAAGCGGAACACCCCTTATTAAACACTTCACCCTCCGCCTCATCCTCTACCGCAACGGCTACATCCCCTGGAACTACGCCCGATTCCTCGACTACTGCACCGAGCGATTATTCCTCCAGCGCGTTGGTGGTCGTTATCGCTTCATCCACAAACTCCTGCAAGACCACTTCGCACAAATGGAGTTCAAAAGGAATTAG
- a CDS encoding tyrosine-type recombinase/integrase, with amino-acid sequence MNEKFRRLNNDEYRSREYLTWEEMKILIKAAGDRGRHRVRDQALLLMSFRHGLRPGEAATMKWDAVMLERKVIYIKRLKGSQSGNHPMQPDEVDLLGQLKQIYPSSFFVFPNERGQSLSVDAIEKIVKRTAEKAGLHIKVHPHMFRHSCGYFLAEQNRSTRDIQSYLGHKQIQNTVRYTAENPRRFEHFDWQWEQPF; translated from the coding sequence ATGAACGAGAAGTTCCGCCGCTTGAATAATGATGAGTATCGCAGCCGGGAGTATCTCACTTGGGAGGAGATGAAAATTTTGATTAAGGCGGCAGGCGATCGCGGTCGGCATAGAGTGAGAGATCAGGCGTTGTTATTAATGTCATTTCGGCATGGGCTGCGACCGGGGGAGGCGGCGACGATGAAATGGGATGCAGTTATGTTAGAGCGAAAGGTAATCTATATCAAGCGGCTTAAGGGGAGTCAGAGTGGCAATCACCCGATGCAGCCGGATGAGGTGGATTTGTTGGGGCAGCTAAAGCAGATTTATCCCAGTAGTTTTTTTGTGTTCCCCAATGAGCGAGGGCAGTCGCTGTCGGTGGATGCGATTGAGAAAATCGTGAAACGTACAGCCGAAAAAGCGGGGTTACATATTAAAGTGCATCCGCATATGTTCAGGCACAGTTGCGGTTATTTTTTGGCAGAACAGAACCGTTCTACGCGAGATATTCAGAGTTACTTGGGGCATAAGCAGATTCAAAATACTGTGCGTTACACTGCGGAGAACCCCAGGCGATTTGAGCATTTTGATTGGCAGTGGGAACAGCCTTTTTGA
- a CDS encoding plasmid pRiA4b ORF-3 family protein: MASKKSASNQTVYQLKITLKNIRPPIWRRIQVLSSTTLEQLHLIVQEVMGWDNYHMHQFSIAGIDYGQTQREFNVRSEKTVKLSQVVKSEKFKFSYTYDFGDSWEHEILVEKELPSTPNTNYPICITGKRACPPEDCGGSWGYAELLEIITSPSHPEYEERMEWVGESFNPDTFDINEVNQRLQEFK; this comes from the coding sequence ATGGCTTCAAAAAAATCTGCAAGTAATCAAACCGTTTACCAACTCAAAATCACCCTCAAGAACATTCGACCCCCTATTTGGAGAAGGATACAGGTATTAAGTTCGACGACGCTTGAACAGCTACATCTGATTGTGCAAGAGGTAATGGGCTGGGATAACTATCATATGCACCAATTTTCCATTGCTGGCATTGATTATGGTCAAACTCAAAGAGAGTTTAATGTGCGTTCAGAAAAGACTGTAAAGCTAAGTCAGGTGGTTAAGAGTGAGAAGTTCAAATTTTCTTACACTTACGATTTTGGAGATAGCTGGGAACACGAAATTTTGGTAGAAAAAGAACTACCATCAACTCCTAATACAAACTACCCCATATGTATCACTGGGAAGCGTGCTTGTCCTCCTGAAGATTGTGGTGGTTCTTGGGGCTATGCAGAGTTACTGGAAATTATTACTTCACCGTCACATCCAGAATACGAAGAGAGGATGGAGTGGGTAGGTGAAAGCTTTAATCCAGATACCTTCGACATCAATGAAGTTAATCAAAGGTTACAAGAATTCAAATAA